The nucleotide sequence AGAGGTCCCATACCCACCAGGATAAGGGTAACTCCCGCCATAATTTCCATAACCATAACCTTGATTTCCATAACCAGAAGCCCCACTTGGTGATTGACCCCTAGGAGCAGAAGGAACACCAGTTCCACCAGGAGTACTCCAAGGAGCTGCAGCCCCATAGCCAGTAGCAACATACCCAGGAGTTTGGTTGCTCCAAGTATTTTTCAACGCACCAGGTACCCCACTAACATAGCCAGCATTAGGGGCATTTGGATTCCCATACGATCCTGCAGGACCACCAAAACCAGTATTGGCACTTCCATAACCACCAAGACCGTAACTTCCATAACCTCCATAACCAACCCCTGTATTTGCCGCCCCATAACCATAACCCGGTGCACCATAGCCAGAATATGGAGGGAAACCACCTGCTGTTGTTTGAGGCTGCACATATCTACTGCCATCA is from Malus sylvestris chromosome 5, drMalSylv7.2, whole genome shotgun sequence and encodes:
- the LOC126622439 gene encoding heterogeneous nuclear ribonucleoprotein 1-like isoform X1 encodes the protein MYDQNTQRPRGFGFITFDTEDAVDGVLQKNYHELNGKLVKVKRALPKDANPGGGARGGGYQGYSASGASTNAFDGQIDGSRYVQPQTTAGGFPPYSGYGAPGYGYGAANTGVGYGGYGSYGLGGYGSANTGFGGPAGSYGNPNAPNAGYVSGVPGALKNTWSNQTPGYVATGYGAAAPWSTPGGTGVPSAPRGQSPSGASGYGNQGYGYGNYGGSYPYPGGYGTSGGRGGSTPTSNLGSASSGEQQGTRGGYTGSGYDNTNGNSGYSNASWRSDPSQATGGYGGSQSRQA